One window from the genome of Eucalyptus grandis isolate ANBG69807.140 chromosome 7, ASM1654582v1, whole genome shotgun sequence encodes:
- the LOC120296266 gene encoding uncharacterized protein LOC120296266 — translation MPRLKSFYPNLPTLHWSLLEELQVIHCNKLNMLSFTASMNSWAQKYDQQDLSNQEAHSSFERDFSNLERLLLVNNNIQTIQDGNFPDDIFTKPIALTLACFHDEKTTFPSIFLLERFRNLQSLEVFCSSFEDIFPDEGLVEEGKHPELENLREIKLNKLRNLKRVWREDSLVSKILQNIETFKIWDCPCLTTIFPKVASFQNLTKLVVKNSSGLVHLVTVSTVTNLMHLKWMTIIGCEKMKEVVANDGNGEGKVISFGNLRYLALQDLPSLECFSSISSCTFKFPCLWSIEVEECSKMKTFSKGTLSTPELGWWNSPMSLFRYKWEPWNWEKGDDLNTIIQKSSA, via the exons ATGCCACGACTCAAGAGTTTCTATCCTAACTTGCCCACTTTGCATTGGTCATTATTGGAGGAATTACAAGTGATTCACTGTAACAAACTGAACATGTTATCCTTTACGGCATCCATGAACAGTTGGGCTCAAAAATATGATCAACAAGACCTTTCAAATCAAGAAGCACACTCTTCATTCGAGAGG GACTTTTCCAACTTGGAGAGACTTTTATTAGTCAATAACAATATTCAGACGATACAAGATGGAAATTTTCCCGATGACATATTTACCAAACCAATAGCACTAACACTGGCATGCTTTCATGATGAAAAGACCACCTTTCCTTCCATATTCCTCCTAGAGAGATTTCGAAATCTACAAAGCCTTGAGGTATTCTGTAGCTCCTTTGAAGATATATTCCCAGACGAAGGGCTTGTTGAAGAGGGGAAACATCCGGAGcttgaaaatttaagagaaattaAGTTAAACAAGTTACGCAACCTAAAGCGTGTGTGGAGAGAAGACTCTTTAGtgtcgaaaattcttcaaaacatCGAAACATTTAAGATTTGGGATTGTCCCTGTTTGACGACAATATTTCCAAAGGTGGCATCCTTCCAGAATCTGACGAAGTTAGTGGTGAAGAATTCCTCTGGATTGGTACATCTAGTAACAGTTTCAACGGTCACAAATTTGATGCATCTCAAATGGATGACTATAATAGGAtgtgaaaaaatgaaagaagtagTGGCCAATGATGGAAACggagaaggaaaagtgatttcttttggAAATCTACGCTATTTGGCACTCCAAGATCTGCCAAGCCTAGAATGCTTCTCTTCCATCTCGAGTTGCACCTTCAAGTTCCCATGCTTATGGAGTATTGAAGTGGAAGAGTGTTCGAAAATGAAGACCTTTTCTAAAGGTACGCTAAGCACACCGGAGCTAGGTTGGTGGAATAGTCCGATGAGCCTGTTTAGATACAAGTGGGAACCATGGAACTGGGAGAAGGGTGATGATCTCAATACAATCATACAAAAGTCATCAGCGTAA